Proteins co-encoded in one Plasmodium berghei ANKA genome assembly, chromosome: 11 genomic window:
- a CDS encoding skeleton-binding protein 1, translating to MDNQISTYAPESIASNILLDSFSTKPQNTLHTLIDTFNPELKNKFLDKENKFQDTENKFQDKENKFLDTESKFQDTENKFLDTENKFQDTENKFQDTENKFLDTENKFQDTEKKFLDTENKFQDKENKFLGTESKFQDTENKFLDTENKFQDTENKFQDTENKFLDTENKFQDTEKKFLDTENKFQDKENKFLDTESKFQDTENKFLDTESKFQDTENKFLDTENKFQDTENKFQDNRKESKFQDTENKFLDTENKFQDTENKFLDTENKFQDTEKKFLDTENKFQDKENKFLDTESKFQDTENKFLDTESKFQDTENKFLDTENKFQDKENKFLDTESKFQDTENKFLDTENKFQDTENKFQDTENKFLDTENKFQDTENKFLDTENKFQDTENKFLDTENKFLDTENKFQDTENKFLDTENKFQDKENKFLGTESKFQDTENKFLDTENKFQDTENKFQDTENKFQDTEKKFLDTEKKFQDKEKKYLYAKKRSLNKEKKALYIKNKSLDTEKNSQYHNLLTNTMLSEELPKLSETNTIPILGDDSPGSNVKTAIDSPYNAQPPTSIQSDNISTTSNISQNTEPVPENTDELLKDEGFVNFLNTITLLAKLQDENAKAEQLNDVNNEAAQAEQVKPPNPLKLFLSQYDISPHGRWISPLYKFQFFLTYVNEVGRIFHGKGLITLFSVIFIVALYCANKYFNLFSIKDIFKKNKKRKEKKKKKEKEEKEEKKEKKIASKHNKKANLANKTEKKFKKK from the exons ATGGATAATCAAATATCAACTTATGCTCCTGAATCAATTGcttcaaatatattattagatTCATTTTCAACAAAACCACAAAATACATTACATACACTTATTGATACATTCAATccagaattaaaaaataaatttttagataaagaaaataaatttcaagatacagaaaataaatttcaagataaagaaaataaatttttagaTACAGAAAGTAAATTTCAAGAtacagaaaataaatttttagatacagaaaataaatttcaagatacagaaaataaatttcaagatacagaaaataaatttttagatacagaaaataaatttcaaGATACAGAAAAGAAATTTTTAGAtacagaaaataaatttcaagataaagaaaataaatttttaggTACAGAAAGTAAATTTCAAGAtacagaaaataaatttttagatacagaaaataaatttcaagatacagaaaataaatttcaagatacagaaaataaatttttagatacagaaaataaatttcaaGATACAGAAAAGAAATTTTTAGAtacagaaaataaatttcaagataaagaaaataaatttttagaTACAGAAAGTAAATTTCAAGAtacagaaaataaatttttagaTACAGAAAGTAAATTTCAAGAtacagaaaataaatttttagatacagaaaataaatttcaagatacagaaaataaatttcaaGATaacagaaaa GAAAGTAAATTTCAAGAtacagaaaataaatttttagatacagaaaataaatttcaagatacagaaaataaatttttagatacagaaaataaatttcaaGATACAGAAAAGAAATTTTTAGAtacagaaaataaatttcaagataaagaaaataaatttttagaTACAGAAAGTAAATTTCAAGAtacagaaaataaatttttagaTACAGAAAGTAAATTTCAAGAtacagaaaataaatttttagatacagaaaataaatttcaagataaagaaaataaatttttagaTACAGAAAGTAAATTTCAAGAtacagaaaataaatttttagatacagaaaataaatttcaagatacagaaaataaatttcaagatacagaaaataaatttttagatacagaaaataaatttcaagatacagaaaataaatttttagatacagaaaataaatttcaagatacagaaaataaatttttagatacagaaaataaatttttagatacagaaaataaatttcaagatacagaaaataaatttttagatacagaaaataaatttcaagataaagaaaataaatttttaggTACAGAAAGTAAATTTCAAGAtacagaaaataaatttttagatacagaaaataaatttcaagatacagaaaataaatttcaagatacagaaaataaatttcaaGATACAGAAAAGAAATTTTTAGATACAGAAAAGAAATTTCAAgataaagaaaagaaatatCTCTATGCTAAAAAGAGAtctttaaataaagaaaagaaagctctctatattaaaaataaatctttagatacagaaaaaaattctCAATATCACAATCTATTAACAAATACAATGCTTAGTGAAGAGCTTCCAAAATTATCTGAAACCAATACAATACCAATTCTTGGAGATGATAGTCCAGGTTCTAATGTAAAAACTGCAATTGATTCTCCTTATAATGCTCAACCGCCAACTAGTATTCAAAGTGATAATATATCAACTACAAGTAATATTTCACAAAATACAGAACCAGTACCCGAAAACACTGATGAACTACTTAAGGATGAAGggtttgttaattttttaaacacAATAACTTTATTAGCCAAATTACAAGATGAAAATGCGAAAGCAGAACAATTAAATGATGTTAATAATGAAGCAGCACAAGCGGAACAAGTAAAACCTCCAAATCCTcttaaattatttctttcaCAATATGATATCAGCCCACATGGTAGATGGATATCCcctttatataaatttcaATTCTTTCTTACATATGTCAATGAAGTTGGAAGAATATTTCACGGAAAAGGTTTAATAACATTATTTAGTGTTATTTTCATTGTTGCTTTATATTGTGCTAATAAATACTTCAATTTATTCTCTATAAag gatatatttaaaaaaaacaaaaaaagaaaagaaaaaaaaaaaaaaaaagaaaaagaagaaaaagaagaaaagaaagaaaagaaGATAGCAAGTAAACATAACAAAAAGGCCAACTTGGCAAATAAGACCGAAAagaaatttaaaaaaaaatga